In Sandaracinaceae bacterium, the DNA window GTCCGAGCCCCAGACCCAGAGCCGCCCCTCCTGGTCGATCGCCGCGTCCACCTCGACCTGCGCGAGCGCGCCGAGCGGCCGCCCCTCCGCGTCGCGCACGCGCCTCGGCCGGCAGGGCCAGCGCGCCCCGGGCAGGTGATCCACGCCGCCCCAGCAAACCGCCGTGTCATCCTCGAGGAGCGCGCAGGTGCGCCCGCCCAGGCTCGCCAGGGTCTTTGCGCCCGCCGGGAGCGCCACCGCTCGGGGCGCCAGCGCGCCCGCGTCGCAGACGCCCGAGCCGAGCTGGCCGAGAGAGTTGTCGCCCCAGCACTGCACGCCCCCGTCCGCGAGCAGCGCGCACCCGTGCCTCTCGCCCAGCGTGACGGCGACGACCTCCCCCCGCAGCGCCACGCGACGCTCGGCCACTCGCCGACGGGCGCTCACCGTGGCGTCCTCGGGGTAGGGCCAGCCGACGCCCGAGACGCCCGCGCAGAAGAGCGCGCCCTCCCGCACCTCGCAGCGCCGCTCGGCCGTGATCGCGAGCGCGCACGGAGACACGACCGAAGCGCGCCCGCCGACCCCGCAGCCGATCAACAGCGTCGCGAGCGCGGCGCGTCCCCAGCGACTCATCGCCTGCTCATCACCTGCTCATCACCTGGATCGCGCCAGGGGGCGCTCGGTCGAGTCCAGCTCGACCACCGTGTCGTCGAGCTCGCGTTCGGTGCACGTCACCCGGCGCCAGTCCTCGTCGGCCCAGCATGCCACGCCCGGCCCCTCGACCCGGGCGGCGTTGGGTGAGCGAGCGCCGCCGCGCGCCGGTCTCGCGACGTACGGCACACGCGCCAGACGCTCGGCCGGCGCGAGCGGCCCGGGCGCCCATGAGACCCACGTCCCATCGGCCCGGCGACCGCCTTCGCCCTCGAGCGCGACGACACCCGTCAGCGCGCCGCCCGTCGCGTCTTGCACACGCTCCGCCTCGCAGGTCATCGCGAGCCCGCGGCGTGGATCCCCGCCCCAGCAGGCGACGCTCGTGTCGTCGAGGAGCGCGCACGTCGTGCTCTCGACGGCCGAGAGTGCGTGCGCTGGGAGGGGCAGCTGCGCGCGGACCGGCGCCTCGGACGCTCCACCGCAGAATCCGGTACCGAGCTTGCCGCGCGCGTTCAGGCCCCAGCACCAGACCGCCCCGTCCGCCACGAGCGCGCACGTGTGTGCGTCGCCGGCCGCGAGGGTCACCGCGTCGATTCTCATGCTCACCCGGTACAGCGCGCGATCGCGACCCGCGTACTGCTGCCGGCTCACCGCGTGCGCGTATCCGCCGCCCCAGCACTGCACCCGCCCGTCGCGAAGCGCGCACACCTGGCCGGTGTCCGCCTCGAGGCTCAGCGCGCCGCGCGGCCACTCCACCCGCGTGACGCGGGGGCCGCTCGCCCCGCACGCCGCGCAGAGGATCGCGCCCAGCGCCCACGCTCCCATCCGCCCCGCCACGCGGGCCATGCTGTGAGATCCGCCTCCGTGGTGCAAGCTGAGGTGCGTACGTCACCCATCCCCGATGGGCCGTCACATCGAGACGAACATCCAGATCGCCATGGCGACCATCATCAGGTTCTCGGTCAGCGAGATCACGCCGAGCGGGACGTTGCTGTCTCCGCCCACGCAGGCGCACTTCAGCTCGCGCTCGTCGACGTAGACGGCCTTGATGACGCTGACGGCGCCGATGCCGCCGATGGTGAGGGCGACGCTGGCCACGAGCGGCGCGGCCACGCCCGCGATCATACCGACGCCCGCGAAGGCCTCGGCGAAGGGGTAGATGTACGCGTAGCGCACCCAGCGTCGGCCGAGCAGATCGTAGGTGATGAACTGGTTGGAGAAGCTGCGCAGGTCGCGGAGCTTGAAGATGGCGAGCGCGCACATGCTGAACGCGATGAAGAGCTCCAGGGCTCGGATCGAGAGGAGCTCCTGGCTGAACGCCCACGTCGTGGCGAGCGCCATCAGCGCCGTCATCGCGAAGGTGGCGATCACCGGCTGGTAGGTCGTCTCGTCTTCATCGGGCACGTCGAGGTCGAAGTGCCGCCGCAGCGCCTCGTATCCGCCGATGCGCTCGCCTCCGATGAAGACCTGCGGGGTCGTCTCGACGTCGTGCTCTCGCTTGAAGCGCTCCGTCTCCTCTCGGCTCTTCAGCTCGTGGTCTTCGACCTCGTAGCCCTTGCGCTTCAGGAGGTCCTTCGTCTTGATCCCGAAGGGGCAGACGTGGTCGTCGGTGACCATGCGGTAGAGGGTGGCGCGCCGCGCATCGGAGCGGCTGGATTCGCTCGGCCAGTGGGCGTCGTGTCTCGGTGCAGTCGCGGTACTCACGAACGAGCGGAGGTGCAAGGCGCGCACCGCCGAGTGACGCGCCCGCCCGCGAGCGATGGGCGCCGTGGCAACGCGACACGGCGTGCCGCGGCGGCACGTCACGCGCGGCCAGACTCGCGGGAGGCGCTACCCTCCACGATGATGGGTGGGGCCTTTTCGACCGAGCCCGCTCAGACGAACCGCGGGCGTCAGTAGCGTGAGTGGCGGGCGAGGAGACGGGCCACGGCGTCTTCGTCGGAGGTCTCGAAGCGTCGGACGAGCCGCGCTGCTTCGCGGTCGAGGAGCGCGAACCGGGTGGCGGCGCGCAGCGCGCGGGCTGGCTCACCCTGCTCGAGGCCAGCGTCCAGCGCTCCCAGCGCCGCGATCGCCCCGCCGTCGCCCGTCGCGTATTCGCGGGTGAGAGCGTCGCGGAGGGGGGCAGCGGAGCCCTCTCGTTCCGCGTTGGCCATCCATCGCAGGCGCGAGGCGCGGAGGTGTGGAGGGAAGCTCACCGCGTCCGGGATCGCCGCGAGCGTGCGAATGCCGGCGCTCTTCTCCCCGAGCTGGACGCTCGCGCGGCCCATCTGGAGCTGCACGAACGCCAGGCCGATCGTCGTCGCGCGCGGGTCGCGCCGGATCGCAGCGACGTGCTTGGCGACCGTCCTCGCGAAGAGCGCCTCGTCGTCGGATGCGCCGGCGACCCGCAAGAGCTCCGACACCGCGTAGGTCGCGTCGTGCGCTGCCTCCAGCGCGAGCCATCCCTCGGCCGCGCGTTCGAGGAGCGGCACGGCGCGCTCGTAGTCGTACCAGGCCGCGTGCGCGCGACCGAGCGCGGCGGCCAACGCCAGGTCTTCGGGGTGCTCGTCTCCGGGGGCCGCCAGCTCGGCCGCCGCCGCGTCGAGGTACCCCTCCCACGCGTCCATCCCGTCGGCGGCGCTCTGCACCACGTGCGCCCACAGCCGGAGGCGGAAGGGACGCGGCTGCGCGCGGAGCCACGGCTCGCGCAGCGAGAGCGGCGTCGGCGCGTCTCGGTGACGGTTGGCGATGTGCTCGGCGAGCTCGGACATCCAGCGCTCCTCCCCATCGGGGAGCTGCTCCACCAGCCCGCGCGCTGCGCTCGCCACCGCGCGCCAGTCGAGGAGGTGGTAGCCGCCATCCCGCGCGAGTGACAGGAGCGCTCGCGCGGCGCGTGCACCCCGCGCCGGCTCCTCCGCCCAGCGCCGCCGGAGCAGCGCCTCCACGTCGCCGAACGTCCGACGGAGCGCGTCCGCGAGATCCGTGACCGCCTCGACCTGCAGCGCCACGCCGAGCTGGGCGACGGTGGCGCGTGCCTCGTCTGCCTGCTCCGCCGAGACGAGCACCGTGCCGACGCCAAGCGCCCAGCGCGAGACGACGTCGAGCTTCTCGTAGAGGTGGGCCACCGACGCGCAGATGCCCTCCGGGGTGAGCCGAGCCATCGCGACCACGTCGGCGGGGACCGGCTCCTCGAGCAGCGCCGACGCCATCGCGAGCCCCATCGACAGCCCGAAGCTCGCGCCGTCCAGCGCGCCGGGATCCGGCGTCTCCAGCACGGCGCGTCGTGCCCCGAGGGCCGCCGCGTCGAGCGCGCCCGGAACGACCAGCGCGGGCAGCGCGCGGGGGACCAGCTGGCGAACCAGCTCGAGCTGCTGTCGCGCCTCCCCGCGGAACGGCAGCACGCGGTCGGCGGGCGCCGTGGGGTCGAGCCAGAACAGGCAGCCCACGCCCCGGTGCTCCCCGATCAGCAGCGTCGTCCCGGGGCTCAGCGCGGGCTCGGGCGCGATGGCGCGAGTCGACGCGAGCAGCGGACCCGCTCTCGGACGGAACGGCGGCAAGCCGACCAGCCACGCCCGATGCGCGCGTTCGGCAAAGAGCAGGTCGGTGCGTTGCAGCAGGTTCGCGAGCCCGGTCACCGGGCGAGCGCTCCCCACCACGCCTCCGGCTCCCCCCACGCCACGGCACGCAGTCGCGGGTCGTCGGTGGTGGGCGTCTCCTCGGTGAGCCGCGTCAGAGCGACCTGCGCCTTCCGGTCGGTCTCGCGCAGGAGCTCCCGCAGGGCGCCCCCGCGTCCGGCCAGTCGCATCGCCGTGCTCACGCTCGCCAGGAGATCGCGCGACAGCGCCAACGGCAGCCCGTCGTCCGTCGGGAGACGGGTGTCCAGGTCCCGCGCGTGCTCGAGCGCGGAGGCTTCGAGCGTGTCCCACGCCGCGTCGTCGAGCGAGCGCGCCCACGCTCGCGCACCGCGGACCGAGACGGGCGGCCCGGTGGAGGGATCGTCGTCGGGATGTGGGCCTGCGAACCGCACCAACGCCCCCGCGGCCGCGACGACGCCGAGCGCCCCCTCGTCGTGCTCGAGCTCGCGCATGTGCTCGAGCAACCAGGCGGACAGCTCGCCTCCCGCGAACGCCACCCGAGGCTCGAAGGCGGGCAGGTCGCTGCGCAGCAGACCGACCGCGAAGAGCGACACGTCACCGCGCCGGAAGCTGAGCTCGAGACGTCGACCGCGCTCGCGAAACCGGAGCAGCACCTCGGCCTGGCGGGAGTCCACGAGCACCGAGCCCGCGGGCGTGCGCGCCACCGAGCCCTCCAGCACGAGCAGTTCGGGCGCCGACACCTCGGCCACCGCCGGGTCCAGCCTCCAGCGCAGCACCCGGACCGACTCCACGTGCTCCCCGAGACTCACCGGCTCCGTGTGCGGCTCCTCCTCGAAGCGCCGCAGGAGCTCCTCCGCGTCGCCCGTCACGGCGAACCCGCGAGCGACGTCCATGCGTGGAGCCGGCGACGTGACCAGCAGACGACGACCATGAGGTGTTCCTTCCCGGGTCACGAGTCCTCCCGATTCGATCGGCGTCGGCGGGCCAGCCCGGCGACCGCGGTGCGCGCCGCCGTGGTCTCCTCCGCGGTCAGGAGCCCCTCGCGCTCCATCGCGCCGACCGCCTCCGCGAGCCCGCTGCGCGTGCGCTCGTGGCGCTTGTAGGCAGCGTCGCGCGCCGCGCGGATCTGGGCCGCGTCAGCCCGCTCCGTAACTTCGAGCAGATCGCGTAGCGGAACCTCGTCGAACACGAGCGCCTCGAGCTCGCGCCAGCCTCGCTCCAGGTGGTGCCGGTGGCGCGCATGTCGGTCGGCGATCGCGCGGTCCGCGACCTTGGAGAGCAGCGCCCGGAGCCACACCAGATCTTCGAGGAGCTCCCCATCCTGTATCGCCTCCGCCGGCGCGATCAGCGTCGGCTCCGCGCTCAGCTGCGCGCGGCGCTCCTGGACACGCCGTGTCTCTCGCGAGCGGTCGTTCAGCCAGTTCGCCACCATGCTCCGGAGGTAGCCGGCGCACGCGCCCGAGCCGGGCCGCTCCACGGGGTTCTCCCCCGTCGCGAACCGGGTCAGGAGCTTGGTCAGGACGTCCTGCGCGCAATCCTGGGCGAGGTCCGGCGTGCAGCGGCGGTCCATGCGCGCGAAACGCAGCGTGGCGCCCTGAATGGCCTCGGCGGCCGCATTCGCGGTGCTCCCTCTGGCTTGACTGGCCAGCGCCGTGAACGCCTCTGCGAGCTCCATCGTGCTTCGCGCCCGCCGATGCTTTCGGCGGCCATCTCCCCGGCGGAGCATACCGATTTCGTTCGCGCTGCCAACTCCGGATGCGTGCGCGCAGGGAGCGTCGATCCGGGGCTGAGCGTCGGCGGCCATCGGAGAAGCGACGCCTCGCTCCGAGAGATCTGACAGTCCCGTGAGTGTCAGATGTCGGTCCGCGCTTCCGTCGGCCCCCCGGACGGGAGGTGGAGCTTGGGTTTGCGAACGACATCCTGCGTGCTGGTCATCATGCTCGCGAGCGGCTGCATGGTCCGCCGAGGCGAGCTCGCGACCCGCAGCCAGCGCGAGCTGCGGCGTCGGACCCAGGTCGTCGAGACCGGAGTGCCCAACGTCACCGTGCGCCAAGAGGACGACCGGCTGCACGTCGTCGCGACCAGCATGTGCGACCGGGTGACCTATCGGGACGTCGAGACGACCGAGCACTACGGCCGGGAGATCGGCAACCCGGGCATGTTGGTGACGCTCGCCCTCGGCGCGGTGGCCACCGGCGTCGCCGGCGGACTCTTCGCCGCCAACGTCTTCGGCTATCCACCGATGAGCGTCATGTCCCCTTCGGACGAAGGGCTGTCGCAGGAGGCCTCCGTGGTGGGAGGCGTGCTCTTGCTCGCCGTCTCGGGCGTCCTCACCACCGTGACTCTGGGAAACCTCTTCCGTCTCCCCGGCACCGACGACGAGACCTCGCAGCAATCGCTCCAGGATCCCTCGGGCAGCGCGCCGGAGATCTGTGATCCGCCGGTCCCCGTCGTCGGCGCCGGCGTCTCGCTTCAGCTCGCGGAGCCGCTGGACCTCGGGCGCACGGACGCCAGCGGCCTGCTCTCCGTGGACGTCGCGGCCATCGCGCCGCCGCGCTGGGTCCTCGAGCAGCCCACGACCGTACCGGTGCTGGTCAACGGCCGGCGAACCGGGGACAGCTTCGATCTGCGCGCGATGCGCCTCGATCTCGACGAGCGCGTCTGGGCGCGCGCGGGCGCCGGACGGTGCGCGATCGCGCAGGAGCCCGCGGAGTGCGAAGACCTCTCGCGCTACCTCGCCGTCTTCCCGCGCGGCCTCCACGCCGACGAAGCGCACCGGATCCAGGCCGAGGCCAACCGTCGCTTCGCCGAGCGGGCCGCCCGCCAAGAGGAGCAGCGCCGGCTCGAGGAGGAGCGCCGCCTGGCGGAGGACGCGCGCCGTCGAGAGGAAGAGGAGCGCCGCTACCGCGAGGAGCAGGAGCGTTGGGAGCGCGAAGCCGCCGCCTCGCGGGCGGCCGCGGAGCGCCGTCGAGAAGACGAGGCCTTGCAGCGAGAGCGCCGCGCCCGCCGCGCGGAGTGCCAGCGAGGGTGCGCGCAGACGTGCAGCGGAGACCGAGCCTGCATGCAGGCGTGCGTCAACCAGCAGTGTCGATGAACGGGTCTCGAGAGGAACGGGGAGAGAACGTGACCGCCTATGTCGTGAAGTGGGAGGGCGAGCTGAGAGGCCCGTATGCCCTCGACGCCATCGCCAAGCTCGTCGAACGCGGAGTCGTCACCGCCGAGACCGAGCTGCAGATCGATGGCCAGCGCCGCTGGGTCCCGGCCGGGCAGATCCCCGAGGTGGCGGCGCTCTTCGCCAAGCCGGTGCCGACCACCGTGATGATGCCGCGCGAAGTCCTGCGGCCCAACCCGCCCTCGCGCCGCGCGGGCCTCGTGAAGCTCGCGCTCGGAGTCGTCATCGGCGTCGGCGTCGTGGCCACCGCGGCCGCCGTCTACGCGCTCGTCACCATGATGGATCCGGGCCAGGTCTTCGCCGACGAGGTGCTCGAGCAAGGCCTCCCCTCGAAGGTGGAACAGCTGATGGTGCTCCGCCTCCCGAGCGCCGAGCAGGTCGAGAGCGTGCGGGGTCTGCGGGTCTCCTTGCTCGGCTCGTTCTGCGGCGGGACCGACGTCGGGAAGCGCCTGCAGAACGCGCACGGCCGCGAGCCATCCGCGCTCCAGACCGACGGCACCCTCGACTTGCTCGGACGCGAGGGTCTCCGCGAAGACCTGCAGTGCGGAGAGCGCCTCATGAACGCGCTCCGCGAGCCGTCGCTCACGTTGATCGACTTCGAGGACGACGACACCAGGCGCACCGTCTTGCTCATGCCGCTGTCGGAGCTCCGCGACCCGCCCTTCGCGCTCTCCTACAACTTCAGCGGGCTCCGCGGTCGATGTGAGCCGGCCGAAGGCGAGGACGCGGAGTGCGATCCGGAGGGCTCCGCCGCGGTGCGCCGGGGCGACTGGTGGGCCCTCGGCGGCTTCCCCGCCATCGCCGCCTACGCGCGCGAGTGGAACCGCGCCGAGGAGCGCAGCCAGACCACGAGCATGGAGTACGCGCAGCTCCTCGCCGCGCAGGTGGACCCTCGCGCGACCGGTGTGCTCATCCAGGTGCAGCCCGAGATCCTCCCCTTCGCGGTTTACTGCAGCGAGGTGCCGGGCGGCCTCTCGGAGTGCCTCCCCGACGAGGTCGCCGACGCGCGCGGTCGCATCCGCGCCAACATCCGGGCCGTCTCGCTCGAGGTCCGCGCGCCCAGCGACGAGCACTTCGACGCGGAGCTCGGCTGGACCATGAGCTTCGCGACGCGCGACGAAGCCGACGCCGAGGAGGTCTCTCGGGACCTCGACGAGCTGGTCCGCGACTGGCGCGCTCACCTCGACAACCGCGAACCGGCCCTGGTCGAGCGCATCCGCGAAGGTGAGGGCGACGACCTCGACCGGCAGGAGGTCATGCTCCGCGCCTTCATCCGCGCCATGTCGAACGCGGAGATCGAGGTCGACGGCCGCGTCGCGCGCCTGGTCGCCAAGGACGAGCTGAGTGAGGCGGAGCAGCGCGAGATCCGCGCCTACCTCGAGCGACAGCAGCGGATCAGCGTCGCCGCGTCCAACGTCGTGCTCTCGCTCCTCGCGGGCGAAGAGCCAGCTCGGAACGACCTGACCTCGCTCGTCGGCGAAGAGGCCGCCGGCTGGATGCTCGAGCCGCGCGCCAGCCGCGAGTCGTGCGACGCGATCCGCGCCCACCTCGCCGAGCTCTCTGGCCCCGGCATGCCCATGGAGCACTTCGGCGCCGCCTTCCGCGTGCGCCAGCGCTACGCCGAGGGCAGCTGCGCGGGCGCCGTCCTGCCCGAGACCATCCGCGAGTGCCTCGTCTCGGCCGCCACCCCGACCGCCATGGACGAGTGCCCCGTCGCCGTCCCGCCCTGGCGGCCGCAGCCCCTCCGCCAGGTCCACCAGGGAGAGCTGACCGACGACGACGACACCTTCGTCAGCACCGGCAAGCCCGTCGACCAGTACGAAGTCGAGCTGCACGCTGGCTGGACCCTGACCGGCGACCTCACCAGCGACGCCTTCGACGCCTATCTCTTCCTGCTGAACCCCGACGGTGAGCGCGTCTCGCTCGACGACGACGGCGGAGGCGGCACCAACGCGCGCATCCGCTACGCGGTCCCGAGCGACGGCACCTACACCCTCCGCGCGAGCACCTACTCGCGGCGCGGACGCGGCCCGTACCAGCTCACGATCCGCGCGGAGTAGGGCTCGTGCATCTTTGCTCTAGCACTCGTGCTCGACCCGGAAGCGAGTTTGCTAGAGCAGCAATTGCAGTTTCGCGTCACGGACGCGATCGGTACGTTCTTTCGACCAGGGGGTGTGTGATGTCTCGCTTCGGATGGCTGTGCGTGGTGACCTTGTGGACTGTTGGAGCCCTGAGTGGCTGTGACGGCGGGAACCGAAGCTGCGGCGACGGCCTGTGCGACACCGGGTTCGGGGAGAGCTGCGCCACTTGCGCGGTGGACTGCGGCACGTGCGCGGGGTGCGGCGATGGCACCTGCGCTGCCAGCATGGGGGAGTCCTGCACGAGCTGCGCAGCCGACTGCGGCTCTTGCGGCGAGACCTGCGGCAACGGCGTCTGCGCGGGCGGTGAAGACTGCAACTCGTGCCCGGGGGACTGTGGGGGCTGCTCGACCTCCTGTGGCCCCTCGAGCTGTGCGGGCTGCTGCGACGGCGACGCTTGCCTCGGAGGCAGCTCTCCCTCCGGCTGTGGCCTCGGCGGCAACACGTGCATGGCGTGCGGAGCCAGCTTCACCTGCTCCGGCGGCGCCTGCGTCGTGGACCCGGTGTCGCGCTGGAACGTCGTCATCGAGCGCGTCGAGGTGAACCAATACGACCTGGCGGGTGAGAACTGGGACGTGTTCGGCGGCCTGCCGGATCCCTTCGTCGAGGTTCGCGTCGGCAGCGAGACGGCGATCCCCACGCGCACCCGATCGGCGGCCGACACGTTCACGGCCAACCTGAACACCGTGGCCGCCTCCAACGTGCGCGCGGACGCGCTCATGGCCCATCTCTCGTTCTGGGTCTACGACGAAGACACCTCTGCCCACGACCGCGTCGGCGCGTGCGGCGGCATGGTCACCGAGCCCATCTTCGGCGGCATGACGCAGACCTCGAACTGTGCTCGAGACGTCTCCGCCGGCCAGGCCGGCTTCGTCCTCACCTGGCACCTCGAGCGCTTCTGAGAAGCCGACGAGTGTCATCGGCGCGGAAAACGATCAGGTCCGCGCAACCTCGTTGGTGAGCCCGCGATGGGGGGGCGGAGGGCCCATGACCCATCGCCTCGACGTCGTTCCGCGGAGACAGACCAGCATGTACAGCTGCTGGTGGGCGGCGACGCCCGGGATCGTGTGGGATCGGACGCTGCCTCTCGAGTTCTGCATGGTCGACATCGTCGATCCTGCCGAGGGGCGGCGAACGATCTCCCCGAGTCGGCTCCAGCAGTGGGTCACGCCGGAGCTCGGGCATCGCAACGTGCTCTCCAAGCAAGGGGCGCAGCGCCCCACGCCCCGAGAGATCGGCCCATGAGAGCGTGGCTGACCATCCTGGCCTCCTTGGCGGCCTCGTCCCTGTGCGCCAGTTGTGGGGAACTGCCGCCGGAGAAGCCGGTCCCCGTGAGCCTCCCGAGCTGTCGCACTCCAGAGCCCGGCGCCGAGCCGACCTACTGGATCGACTCCCGCCGCGTCCTCCACTACGTCGGCGACGGGGCTGGCTGGAAGGAGTCGGCGCCGCTCGGCTTCCCGGGGTGGGTGTCGAGTGTGGCGAGGAGGTTGCGGCGCGATCCGGAACCCCCCGTCCTTGCCCTCGACACGAAGCTGCGCATCACTGACCTCACCTACTTCCTGCTGGCGGCTCACGAGGCGGGCGAGGAGGTGCAGCTCGTCACCGAGCGTGACGGCGAGCGATACGCGATACATGTCGGGACGGTCGCGCCGCCGCAGTCCACCACGGTGCTCGCGGTCTCGTGGAACTCGGGGTTTCTCGCCGTTCACCACGGACCTCTTCGAGATCCCCCATACGTCGGGGGGACGGACCATCCCGACGACGACGAGAGCGCCGCGATCGACGAGCTCGCCGGACGCGAGGCCGAGGTCCTGCTGGTCGAGATGGGCTACACCCGCGGCGATCCACTGAAGCCCCTGCTGCGCCTGCTCTGCGCAGGTCGCGCGCGGGTCGATCGCGTCGTGCTGATCCCCGCGGAGCTGCTGTTCCGAGAGGCCGTTCGTCGCGAGCGCGAGCAAGGAGTCAATTGACGTCGAACGGCACCGCGCCGTCGAGTGGCGACTCGCAGCCCTGGATGAAGCGCGTGGTCACCATGTCCTCGTGCACGGTGAAGCGGCCCCTGTGCGGGTGGTCGGGCGGGAAAGGCGCGAGGCCGGCGTGCACGCGCAGCACCGCGAGCAAGGACTGGCGGTGCGCGTAGGTCTCGAGCTGCCGCCTGCCCGCCGGCCCGGTCGGGAAGCGTCGCTCATCCATCGGGATCCGCCAGAGCTCGCTGGGCCCCATGCGCAGCCGCGCCTGGATCCAGTCGGCGTCGGCTGCGAGGGCCTCGACGTCCGAGCCGTCGCTCATCTGGACGCCGCGCCAGCAGTCATCGACGACCTAGCAGAGCAGCTCGGAGATGAGGAGCGTCATCGAGCGCAACGAGGCTACCATTGCTTCGGAATCAGGATTCCATCGCGCCTGCTGCGCAGCACGGTCCGTACGACGATTCGGCGGC includes these proteins:
- a CDS encoding RCC1 domain-containing protein, coding for MSRWGRAALATLLIGCGVGGRASVVSPCALAITAERRCEVREGALFCAGVSGVGWPYPEDATVSARRRVAERRVALRGEVVAVTLGERHGCALLADGGVQCWGDNSLGQLGSGVCDAGALAPRAVALPAGAKTLASLGGRTCALLEDDTAVCWGGVDHLPGARWPCRPRRVRDAEGRPLGALAQVEVDAAIDQEGRLWVWGSDFFGQVSRSAPGARRAPSFEAVRVAELRDVRAVASTGTGTCVIDARRRVQCWGLPVGSAERSAAAGVSRPRVLSDVHGAVALSCDVTGCCVVDGEGLRCWGARELRVPLRAAEVDDALELRLGEGRVCVRGARLGERCEAR
- a CDS encoding RCC1 domain-containing protein, which codes for MARVAGRMGAWALGAILCAACGASGPRVTRVEWPRGALSLEADTGQVCALRDGRVQCWGGGYAHAVSRQQYAGRDRALYRVSMRIDAVTLAAGDAHTCALVADGAVWCWGLNARGKLGTGFCGGASEAPVRAQLPLPAHALSAVESTTCALLDDTSVACWGGDPRRGLAMTCEAERVQDATGGALTGVVALEGEGGRRADGTWVSWAPGPLAPAERLARVPYVARPARGGARSPNAARVEGPGVACWADEDWRRVTCTERELDDTVVELDSTERPLARSR
- a CDS encoding glutaredoxin family protein, translating into MVTDDHVCPFGIKTKDLLKRKGYEVEDHELKSREETERFKREHDVETTPQVFIGGERIGGYEALRRHFDLDVPDEDETTYQPVIATFAMTALMALATTWAFSQELLSIRALELFIAFSMCALAIFKLRDLRSFSNQFITYDLLGRRWVRYAYIYPFAEAFAGVGMIAGVAAPLVASVALTIGGIGAVSVIKAVYVDERELKCACVGGDSNVPLGVISLTENLMMVAMAIWMFVSM
- a CDS encoding pre-peptidase C-terminal domain-containing protein; the encoded protein is MTAYVVKWEGELRGPYALDAIAKLVERGVVTAETELQIDGQRRWVPAGQIPEVAALFAKPVPTTVMMPREVLRPNPPSRRAGLVKLALGVVIGVGVVATAAAVYALVTMMDPGQVFADEVLEQGLPSKVEQLMVLRLPSAEQVESVRGLRVSLLGSFCGGTDVGKRLQNAHGREPSALQTDGTLDLLGREGLREDLQCGERLMNALREPSLTLIDFEDDDTRRTVLLMPLSELRDPPFALSYNFSGLRGRCEPAEGEDAECDPEGSAAVRRGDWWALGGFPAIAAYAREWNRAEERSQTTSMEYAQLLAAQVDPRATGVLIQVQPEILPFAVYCSEVPGGLSECLPDEVADARGRIRANIRAVSLEVRAPSDEHFDAELGWTMSFATRDEADAEEVSRDLDELVRDWRAHLDNREPALVERIREGEGDDLDRQEVMLRAFIRAMSNAEIEVDGRVARLVAKDELSEAEQREIRAYLERQQRISVAASNVVLSLLAGEEPARNDLTSLVGEEAAGWMLEPRASRESCDAIRAHLAELSGPGMPMEHFGAAFRVRQRYAEGSCAGAVLPETIRECLVSAATPTAMDECPVAVPPWRPQPLRQVHQGELTDDDDTFVSTGKPVDQYEVELHAGWTLTGDLTSDAFDAYLFLLNPDGERVSLDDDGGGGTNARIRYAVPSDGTYTLRASTYSRRGRGPYQLTIRAE